A DNA window from Anastrepha obliqua isolate idAnaObli1 chromosome 5, idAnaObli1_1.0, whole genome shotgun sequence contains the following coding sequences:
- the LOC129248598 gene encoding uncharacterized protein LOC129248598: MIWARPQRYAHIAVIENDAYEQTLPNALRNPFYKTPRVREALAKSSWFGPGEEPVYDRQAEKIPRAEIYNVLAHAGFITRRGKLI, from the exons ATGATCTGGGCACGACCACAACGATACGCTCACATTGCCGTTATAGAAAATGATGCCTACGAACAGACCTTGCCCAATGCGCTGAGAAATCCCTTCTATAAAACGCCGCGTGTGCGTGAAGCGCTGGCTAAATCTAGTTGGTTTGGACCGGGCGAAGAGCCG GTATATGACCGTCAAGCGGAGAAAATACCACGCGCCGAGATCTACAATGTGCTCGCCCACGCTGGATTCATTACACGAAGAggaaaattgatttga